One genomic region from Arcobacter sp. LA11 encodes:
- a CDS encoding cytochrome c: MRVIKKIPLVLILLSSVSFASETAGEKVFKQYCWGCHHQTSVAFGPSFEEIANKRTIGEIQGHIIAPKSTYKQLGHKRSVMPSFKDKLSQDDLDAITNFILSYKSKGDN, from the coding sequence ATGCGTGTTATTAAGAAAATACCGCTTGTACTAATACTTTTAAGCTCAGTTAGTTTCGCATCAGAAACTGCAGGAGAAAAGGTATTTAAACAATATTGTTGGGGGTGTCACCATCAAACTTCTGTTGCATTTGGACCTTCATTTGAAGAGATTGCAAACAAAAGAACAATTGGTGAAATTCAAGGGCATATAATAGCTCCAAAATCTACATATAAACAACTAGGTCATAAACGTTCAGTTATGCCAAGCTTTAAAGATAAATTATCTCAAGATGATTTAGATGCAATCACAAATTTTATACTCTCTTACAAATCTAAAGGAGACAACTAA
- a CDS encoding radical SAM/SPASM domain-containing protein: MFRLSNLIKTTLEEQKSRTLNGSIMIWNFTNRCNLLCHHCYSKADANEKDTLTFEEIQQTIKKLKTGGVNFVIFSGGEPLLRSDIFDIAQCMKDNGIMTYLSTNGMYIKENNVDKIIDTFNYIGISIDGIEEVHDYFRGQKGAYAKSIAAIKLIQEHGGNAGIRFTITKETQDSFYKMFELCEELNVNKLYLSHLVYSGRGEDNLTIDISKEQRREYVEFIIDKAFEYYKNDSNIDIVTGNMEMDAILLLNRFKKEYPDKVELLESKLKSWGGNSAGNRLGNMDWAGNVKPDPFFPFTVGNYLETPFDEIWTSTSNELLTKLRQSPREIKGKCSTCDYIEICNGGSRSRAYAITGDLWEEDPSCYLTQEEIRR; this comes from the coding sequence ATGTTTAGATTGTCTAATTTAATTAAGACTACATTAGAAGAACAAAAATCTAGAACTTTAAATGGTTCTATTATGATTTGGAATTTTACAAATAGATGTAATTTACTTTGTCATCATTGTTATAGTAAAGCCGATGCAAATGAAAAAGATACACTTACCTTTGAAGAGATACAACAAACTATTAAAAAATTAAAAACTGGTGGAGTTAACTTTGTAATTTTCTCTGGTGGAGAGCCTTTATTAAGAAGTGATATTTTTGATATTGCACAATGTATGAAAGACAATGGAATAATGACATATCTTTCAACTAATGGTATGTATATTAAAGAGAATAATGTTGATAAAATTATTGATACTTTTAACTACATTGGTATTTCTATAGATGGGATCGAAGAAGTTCATGACTATTTTAGAGGTCAAAAAGGTGCTTATGCAAAATCTATAGCTGCAATTAAACTTATCCAAGAGCATGGGGGAAATGCAGGTATTAGATTTACAATTACAAAAGAGACTCAAGACAGTTTTTATAAGATGTTTGAACTTTGTGAAGAATTAAATGTAAATAAACTATATCTATCACATCTAGTTTATTCTGGACGTGGTGAGGATAATTTAACTATTGATATTTCTAAAGAACAAAGAAGAGAATATGTCGAGTTTATAATTGATAAAGCATTTGAATACTATAAAAATGATAGTAATATAGATATTGTAACTGGAAACATGGAAATGGATGCTATTTTACTCCTAAATAGATTTAAAAAAGAGTATCCTGATAAGGTAGAACTATTAGAAAGTAAGTTAAAATCTTGGGGTGGAAATTCTGCTGGAAATAGACTTGGAAATATGGATTGGGCAGGAAATGTAAAACCAGATCCGTTTTTTCCTTTTACCGTTGGAAACTATTTAGAAACACCTTTTGATGAGATATGGACTTCTACAAGTAATGAGTTACTTACTAAATTAAGACAAAGCCCAAGGGAAATAAAAGGTAAATGTTCTACATGTGACTATATTGAAATTTGTAATGGTGGTTCACGTTCTAGAGCGTATGCAATTACTGGAGATTTATGGGAAGAAGACCCATCATGTTATTTAACACAAGAAGAAATTAGGAGATAA
- a CDS encoding cytochrome D1 domain-containing protein has protein sequence MKIFKLALAAVIAISTVYAKEKIFVVEREDSSLATIVNDVKSTRILNMRNMNHGVVKFEGKDGYVISRDGYVIKFDPISEKISNEYKTSKSAIGFVIGKNYVAVANYDDKSVDILDRDLNPIKKIKTGSKNVGIKIYKNYLVFSQMDNDTISVYKDMNEGKGKAKFEVYKEFKDVGQLPFDAMIKDNNYIAGFFTSSHYGVVDLDTMTYKKIKIYLNKDRKMVLKVPHFGFWSIGGDKVFVPAVGDSKVLVYDDNFKFLRNIETQGLPVFTSLSPKKDFLAVTYSGKDFPTIQIIDTKTLEIIKTFTFDGKVLHIRWSNISPKLYVSVNDTNKVVVVDTNKWVLNKEILNIKKPSGIFLYEDGK, from the coding sequence ATGAAAATTTTTAAATTAGCTTTAGCTGCTGTTATAGCAATAAGTACTGTATACGCAAAAGAAAAAATATTTGTAGTAGAAAGAGAAGATTCATCTCTTGCAACAATAGTGAATGATGTAAAAAGTACAAGAATTTTAAATATGAGAAATATGAATCATGGTGTTGTAAAATTTGAAGGTAAAGATGGTTATGTAATCTCTAGAGACGGTTATGTAATCAAATTTGACCCAATAAGCGAAAAAATATCAAACGAATATAAAACTTCAAAATCTGCAATTGGTTTTGTTATTGGAAAAAATTATGTAGCAGTAGCAAATTATGATGATAAAAGTGTAGATATTTTAGATAGAGACTTGAATCCAATCAAAAAAATAAAAACTGGTTCAAAAAATGTCGGTATTAAAATTTATAAAAACTATTTAGTTTTCTCACAAATGGATAACGATACTATCTCAGTTTATAAAGATATGAATGAAGGAAAAGGAAAAGCTAAATTTGAAGTATACAAAGAGTTCAAAGATGTAGGACAACTTCCTTTTGATGCTATGATTAAAGATAATAACTATATTGCTGGATTCTTCACATCTAGCCATTATGGAGTTGTTGATCTAGATACAATGACTTATAAAAAAATAAAAATATATTTAAATAAAGATCGAAAAATGGTTCTTAAAGTACCTCATTTTGGATTCTGGTCAATTGGTGGTGATAAAGTATTTGTTCCAGCAGTTGGAGATAGTAAGGTTTTAGTTTATGATGATAATTTTAAATTTTTAAGAAATATTGAAACACAAGGTCTACCAGTATTTACAAGCTTAAGTCCAAAAAAAGATTTTTTAGCAGTGACTTATTCAGGAAAAGATTTTCCAACAATTCAAATTATTGATACTAAAACATTAGAGATTATAAAAACATTTACTTTTGATGGAAAAGTACTACATATTAGATGGTCTAATATTTCACCAAAACTATATGTTTCAGTTAATGATACAAATAAAGTAGTTGTTGTAGATACAAATAAATGGGTTTTAAATAAAGAAATTTTAAATATTAAAAAACCTTCAGGAATATTTTTATACGAGGATGGAAAATAA
- a CDS encoding peptidyl-prolyl cis-trans isomerase: MKLLFTVLILLGLATQSYAQKVFATVNNEAITIKDINAMLKAFKEQRSFSELPQEQRNLIINQTIENKILQQNAKKEGIENDPSYLAALNSFKSKMLVETWMKNNYANLQISESEIKDYYDKNKSEFDKKEQVKARHIVVEKKEEAQALIKKLNASKDVQKTFIELAKNKSIGPSAPKGGDLGWFGKGTMLEAFWEEAKNLSENSYSKKPIKTNYGWHIVFVDGKQPAYTVELEQIKPVIENKIKMKKFQSVISKKIDKLKKEAIIKK; this comes from the coding sequence ATGAAGCTACTATTTACAGTATTAATTTTATTAGGTTTAGCAACACAAAGTTACGCTCAAAAAGTATTTGCAACAGTAAATAATGAAGCAATTACTATTAAAGATATTAATGCAATGCTTAAAGCATTTAAAGAGCAACGTTCATTTTCAGAATTACCACAAGAACAAAGAAATTTAATTATTAATCAAACAATTGAAAACAAAATATTACAACAAAATGCGAAAAAAGAAGGAATTGAAAATGATCCTTCTTATCTTGCAGCTTTAAATAGTTTTAAAAGTAAGATGCTTGTAGAAACATGGATGAAAAACAACTATGCAAATCTACAAATTTCAGAAAGTGAAATAAAAGACTACTATGACAAAAACAAAAGCGAATTTGATAAAAAAGAACAAGTTAAAGCTAGACATATTGTTGTAGAAAAAAAAGAAGAAGCGCAAGCTTTAATTAAAAAACTTAATGCATCGAAAGACGTACAAAAAACTTTTATAGAACTTGCAAAAAACAAGTCTATTGGACCATCTGCACCCAAAGGTGGAGATTTAGGTTGGTTTGGAAAAGGAACTATGTTAGAAGCTTTTTGGGAAGAAGCAAAAAATCTTAGTGAAAATTCTTATTCAAAAAAACCAATTAAAACTAACTATGGATGGCATATTGTTTTTGTAGATGGAAAACAACCAGCATATACAGTTGAGTTAGAACAAATTAAACCTGTAATAGAAAATAAAATCAAAATGAAAAAATTTCAATCGGTAATTAGTAAAAAAATAGATAAGTTAAAAAAAGAAGCTATTATAAAAAAATAA